A window of the Physeter macrocephalus isolate SW-GA chromosome 7, ASM283717v5, whole genome shotgun sequence genome harbors these coding sequences:
- the LOC102979239 gene encoding LOW QUALITY PROTEIN: polyglutamylase complex subunit TTLL1-like (The sequence of the model RefSeq protein was modified relative to this genomic sequence to represent the inferred CDS: substituted 2 bases at 2 genomic stop codons), which yields MAEKVKWVTDIEKSVLINNSEKRGWVQVTENEDWNFYWKSKQTIRNVFSVETGYRLSADQIVNHFPNHYELMQKDLMVKKIKRYRKELEKKGSPLAEKDESGKQHLYLDFVPVTYRLPADYNLFVEFRKSPSSTWIMKPCGKAQGKGIFLINKLSQIKTXSWDSKTSSFMTQSIKEAYVISLYINNPLLISGRKFDLRLYVLVSTYRPLCYYMHKLGFCCFCTVKYTPSTSELDNMFVHLTNVAIQKHGEDYNHIHGGTWTVNNLQLYLESTRGKEVTSKLFNEIHWIFMQSLKAVAPMMNNDKHCFECYGYDIIIDKLKPQLTEVNASPSLTSSTANDQILKYNLINGTLNIAVPNVEIPDCKXNKSPPKEVLGNYEILYDKELAQGDKADQGLRSPPGQSLGPRGGRSRDSRRTVLTTSK from the coding sequence ATGGCAGAAAAAGTGAAATGGGTCACTGATATCGAGAAGTCAGTGCTGATAAATAACTCTGAAAAGAGAGGATGGGTCCAAGTGACAGAAAACGAGGACTGGAATTTTTACTGGAAGAGCAAGCAAACCATCCGCAATGTTTTTAGTGTCGAAACTGGCTACCGGCTCTCAGCTGATCAAATAGTCAACCATTTCCCAAACCACTATGAACTGATGCAGAAGGATCTGatggtgaaaaaaatcaagagatacAGGAAAGAGCTGGAGAAGAAAGGGAGTCCTTTAGCAGAGAAGGACGAAAGTGGGAAACAACACCTCTACCTGGACTTCGTCCCCGTCACCTACAGGCTGCCTGCCGACTACAACCTGTTCGTGGAGTTCAGGAAAAGCCCCTCCAGCACCTGGATCATGAAACCTTGTGGCAAAGCTCAGGGAAAGGGCATCTTTCTGATCAACAAGCTCTCGCAAATCAAAACGTGATCCTGGGACAGCAAAACATCTTCGTTCATGACTCAGTCTATCAAGGAAGCCTACGTGATCTCTCTGTACATTAACAACCCGTTACTAATCAGCGGCCGGAAGTTTGACCTGCGCTTGTATGTTCTGGTGTCTACGTACCGCCCACTGTGCTACTATATGCATAAACTTGGATTCTGCTGCTTTTGCACAGTAAAATACACCCCGAGTACCAGCGAGTTGGATAACATGTTTGTTCATCTCACCAACGTTGCCATTCAGAAACATGGGGAGGACTACAACCACATCCATGGGGGCACGTGGACCGTGAACAACCTGCAGCTCTACCTGGAGAGCACCCGAGGCAAGGAGGTGACCAGCAAGCTGTTCAATGAGATCCACTGGATCTTCATGCAGTCCCTGAAGGCCGTGGCACCCATGATGAACAACGACAAACACTGCTTTGAGTGCTACGGCTACGACATCATCATCGACAAGCTGAAGCCCCAGCTGACCGAGGTGAACGCGTCCCCATCCCTCACCTCCAGCACTGCCAACGACCAAATCCTTAAGTATAACCTGATTAATGGCACCCTCAACATCGCGGTCCCTAACGTTGAAATTCCAGACTGTAAATGAAACAAGTCACCCCCAAAGGAAGTCCTTGGCAATTATGAAATTCTATATGACAAGGAGCTGGCACAGGGCGACAAGGCTGACCAAGGGCTGAGAAGTCCGCCGGGCCAGTCGCTGGGGCCCAGAGGGGGCCGATCGAGAGACTCCAGGAGGACCGTCCTCACAACCTCGAAGTGA